The Alnus glutinosa chromosome 3, dhAlnGlut1.1, whole genome shotgun sequence nucleotide sequence CAAGTGTCTTCAGAACAGAAGGTTATTATCACCTCCAACCATTGCCATCGATCTGAGATTCTGAAAGAGCCTTCAGAAAAACCCAACACTCTACGAATTAATTTCCCATAATATGGATCGATCTCAATGATCCGGCCATGACAGCCGATCGGACCCATATCAGAAacggaaagaagaaaagaatcatTCACGACCAATATCGTTTCTTTGTTACTCTTTAGCCATGTTCTCGGCGATCTGAGCCAAAGACTGTAAATTGCAACGTACTATCGTGTCCACAAACACGCACGTCTCTTCCTTGGTGTTACCGGGAGGAACGTCGACCACGTAGGACTCTACCACGACCGTACCGGTTCCGCCGGACGAGGCGGCGTGGAGGGTGGTGACGGACCTGTAATTGCGGAGGCGGTGGTCCCCACCGACAACGCTGAAGCTGATTACGTGGCGATCGTCGTCGAGGATCTCGAGGCGCTCGGTGCTCGACTCGGCGGGGAGCCCGGACACCACGTGGACCTCCCGGAGCGTACCCACGTTCCCGTCGCCATCGATGACTTGGCAGCTCTTGAGGAAGTGCTTGTAGGCCTGCGGGTTGTCGAAGCGGCGCACCACGGACCAGACAGTCGAGACGGGCGCGTCGATGTTCTGCACGACGGCCGAGCAGCACTGCTTGGGCGCGACCGTGTGGGTGTGGTAGCGAGCCACCGCGTCGGGTACGGGGACGACCGGGTGGTTCGTAGTTTGGGAGTGTTTGGGGCGGTTGACGGTGGCGGGGTTGGTTCTTCGGAGTTGGAGCGATGAAGGCATTCTCGATCTTTGTTTTCTTGGGAAAGTTAGGGCCGTCTCCAATACATATTGACAGTATATATAATATGCTTtgtgaaaagaaagagagagtttgGGCTATTTCCTGTTGCCCACTTGCATTAGTTTTGCTCTTTCTGATcctctcagagagagagagagagagagagagagagagaggatcctTTAGACTTGTTGCGAGAGAAAGGAAGAGGAGAGAAGGAGCTTTGATCACGCCGTAGTGGCAAGTGGATCGTCAAGTTGCAATTTGTTTGGACTTTGTTTTAGCCTTAATTAtccctttccttttttgtttttttttttaaaaaaaaaaaaaaaaaattaattataaattcatTAATAATCAGAAAAATTAGAGCAACAAGTACCCTAGATACAACTAagatttttttaatccaaacttGATCTTTGGCTAGCCCATGTGCAATACTATTAGCTTCATTTTTCACATGACAATTAAATCTGTTAGTCTTGTGATCACCCGTTAAAATTAAATTCCTCTTATATTTCATCCACAAGTTGTTCAAATCTACTCTAATTTCTGTCATTTGCCTTCACAGCATTCACAATCCACGCCACATCGATCTCCCTCTAGTATGATTTTTTTGTAATCTCCAAATCACGACTAAAATTTGTGGCGTACAATGTTGCCATTGCTTTTGCCGCGCGCAATTGgctccaatatatatattgtagattTTGTTGTAGTAGTACTCCTAATTAGTGTACGTAAGATAGAACATAACCTTCGTGATCCCGTATAATAATACCAATGCATGTCTATGCATGCGTTCATTTGGTTTGTCTACCACGACATTCAAATTGACTTGTAGTACACCGGTTGGAGGGCTTGTCCACCCCATTTGCGCTATATCTTGAGTGTCTCTCCTTTGCTCGCGTTCCAATGCTTGGACTCTTCGAAATTCATTAGGAGATGCTGCATGTATGTTTGGATGAGTAAAATCTCTTCCGTGCACTATTGTATTTTTCATAAACCAAATTTTACTTGCTATCACCACTAGGAATTGATGCTCCTCATTCTCACATTTGTCTAACATCTCCGTCACATGTAGAAACTCAGAACCTTAACAGAACTTTTCTGCATCTTTTTACTACAAGCTCCCCAAACATTTCGAGCTTAAGGACAACTCCATATATAGGATATATATGTTTGATATAGTCTTTACTTCCAGCCCAAAATTGGGTGATAAAGGATTTGACACTATGCGTCTCTTGAAagaaataggatcctctccatttcaaatgaaatggagaagagCCGGTCCCTTATTTTACAAGAggcaaaattgtcatttcaatGCTTTGGACAATTTTGCCCCTTGCAAAACAAGGAACCGGCTCTTTCCCTCTTGAAAAGGTTTTCTTTGGTCAGGAATTTATTATTACACGCTCGATCTCTATAACAACATCTTTACTGCCACTTAGTTAATTACTAAGTATTAATGCTCttgtcttttattattatttttttcaaacttctatatatataaagcttgaAGATTGTCGatgatttatgtatttttttggaCGTCTTTTAGttcagtctattaaactaacataaatCTTTATAGCAGATGAATCTCAcctacatttttaatttttacatgtttttttttttttttttatgaaaagagTGAACTTCATTATTGAATAAACTCATCTTGCTCCGCGAGTACAATACTTTGGATAACGACGGGGCATTCCCCTATCCAAACCTTATCTAAAAATTGAGAAAGAGCACTTCTAGCCAATACATGGGCTGCCATATTAGATTTTCTAGTAACACGATGAATCTGGGCATAGAgaattttacatgtttttttaacagAGCATTtgattttcaaatatattttttaagattcTCACATGCacacatgttaatttaatagattgtcaaaaaaagaaaatgttaatttaatacactgaattaaaaagaatttcCTCTTACTAGCTTAAATTTTCGGGCATGACCAACTCCCATAGTGTGACGGGCGGTGTACGTGTACAAATTCCGAGAACAAGTTTACCAACCTATGACTGACCGGCGATTATTaattagctatatatatatatatatatatatatatatatatatatatatatatataatattgtaaGAGAAAGTCCTCCAGGTCTCAAGCCGTAAGATATCAACCGAATGTGGAAAAGAGCATGAAGCAGTCCAGTTGCAGACATTGAGATTGTCAAAGTATGCTTTTAAAACGCACATGGTATTATGTATATACCAGCGGTCTTACAAAACAGGTGACTATcgagatgataaaaaaaaaatggggaaattTGAGAGTGAACAAACCCTAATTAAGGTGAAAAATACTCAATTTGATGAATTCAAATTTCATCAACAAACCCATTTGAGTTAAAGTAATCAAATAATTATTCATCATTCACTTCAACTTTATCGaaattgaatttatatatatatatacgtatttGTTCGGTTCGTTCTAGTCTTtgcaagaagaaaacaacattaaaattaattaaatggattatcAAATTTTTAGCTTTTGGTCAGTGCTCGAAAGGtgataattaatgaaattaaattttcattattcttcAGACATTCAC carries:
- the LOC133863757 gene encoding abscisic acid receptor PYL4-like → MPSSLQLRRTNPATVNRPKHSQTTNHPVVPVPDAVARYHTHTVAPKQCCSAVVQNIDAPVSTVWSVVRRFDNPQAYKHFLKSCQVIDGDGNVGTLREVHVVSGLPAESSTERLEILDDDRHVISFSVVGGDHRLRNYRSVTTLHAASSGGTGTVVVESYVVDVPPGNTKEETCVFVDTIVRCNLQSLAQIAENMAKE